A part of Acipenser ruthenus chromosome 48, fAciRut3.2 maternal haplotype, whole genome shotgun sequence genomic DNA contains:
- the LOC131721197 gene encoding zinc finger protein 79-like isoform X2, with protein sequence MDSVKMESVPIKEEFPELIPIRVEFCGLASLPIKQELCEMECDSSQPEVSEIKAEHNELEIPQTEELLLVKQEEVLEIKQEPPEVEFEHMEPVKEESEDFKPNIPELEPICLREGSMVLERICVREQGAREEGSTNSTQDGKEDRRSYSECSLAGSSPGAKARAGGGEYPDCWKGFSDSRTLKKHQRIHRGEKPYCCFDCGKHFRQSQHLKTHQRIHTGEKPYLCSDCGKSFRDSGDLQKHQRIHTGEKPYCCSDCGKSFSQSHSLVSHQRIHTGEKPYLCSDCGKSFRDSGDLKKHQRIHTGEKPYLCSDCGKSFRDSGNLKKHQRIHRGQKP encoded by the exons atggacagtgtgaagatggaatctgtcccaattaaagaggagttccctgaacttatCCCCATTAGAGTAGAGTTCtgtgggctggcttccctccccattaaacaggagctctgtgaaatggaatgtgacagcagtcagccagaggtctctgagattaaagctgagcacaatgaattggagatcccccagacagaagaactgCTTcttgttaaacaagaagaggtgctggaaattaaacaggagccccctgaagtagagtttgaacacatggaaccagtgaaggaggaatccgaggacttcaaaccaaacatccctgagctggaacCTATATGCCTGCGGGAGGGTAGcatggtgctggagagaatctgcgtgagagagcaaggcgctagAGAGGAAGGCTCTACCAACAGCACACAAGATGGAAAGGAAGACAGGCGGTcatattcagaatgcagtctagcag gttccagtccaggtgctaaagcgagggcgggcggtggagaatatcctgactgttgGAAAGGTTTCAGTGACTCCAGAActctgaaaaaacaccagcgaattcacagaggagaaaaaccatattgctgctttgactgtgggaagcatttcagACAGTCACaacacctgaaaacacaccagcgaattcacacaggagagaaaccgtatctctgctctgactgtgggaagagtttcagagattcAGGAGACCtgcaaaaacaccagcgaattcacacaggagagaaaccatattgctgctctgactgtgggaagagtttcagtcagtcgcacagccttgtttcacaccagcgaattcacacaggagagaaaccatatctctgctctgactgtgggaagagtttcagagattcaggagacctgaaaaaacaccagcgaattcacacaggagagaaaccatatctctgctctgactgtgggaagagtttcagagattcaggaaacctgaaaaaacaccagcgaattcacagaggaCAGAAACCTTAA
- the LOC131721197 gene encoding zinc finger protein 79-like isoform X1: MVLHTSFLGVDDKKKPLNRVPCDAMDSVKMESVPIKEEFPELIPIRVEFCGLASLPIKQELCEMECDSSQPEVSEIKAEHNELEIPQTEELLLVKQEEVLEIKQEPPEVEFEHMEPVKEESEDFKPNIPELEPICLREGSMVLERICVREQGAREEGSTNSTQDGKEDRRSYSECSLAGSSPGAKARAGGGEYPDCWKGFSDSRTLKKHQRIHRGEKPYCCFDCGKHFRQSQHLKTHQRIHTGEKPYLCSDCGKSFRDSGDLQKHQRIHTGEKPYCCSDCGKSFSQSHSLVSHQRIHTGEKPYLCSDCGKSFRDSGDLKKHQRIHTGEKPYLCSDCGKSFRDSGNLKKHQRIHRGQKP; this comes from the exons CTAAACAGAGTCCCGTGtgatgccatggacagtgtgaagatggaatctgtcccaattaaagaggagttccctgaacttatCCCCATTAGAGTAGAGTTCtgtgggctggcttccctccccattaaacaggagctctgtgaaatggaatgtgacagcagtcagccagaggtctctgagattaaagctgagcacaatgaattggagatcccccagacagaagaactgCTTcttgttaaacaagaagaggtgctggaaattaaacaggagccccctgaagtagagtttgaacacatggaaccagtgaaggaggaatccgaggacttcaaaccaaacatccctgagctggaacCTATATGCCTGCGGGAGGGTAGcatggtgctggagagaatctgcgtgagagagcaaggcgctagAGAGGAAGGCTCTACCAACAGCACACAAGATGGAAAGGAAGACAGGCGGTcatattcagaatgcagtctagcag gttccagtccaggtgctaaagcgagggcgggcggtggagaatatcctgactgttgGAAAGGTTTCAGTGACTCCAGAActctgaaaaaacaccagcgaattcacagaggagaaaaaccatattgctgctttgactgtgggaagcatttcagACAGTCACaacacctgaaaacacaccagcgaattcacacaggagagaaaccgtatctctgctctgactgtgggaagagtttcagagattcAGGAGACCtgcaaaaacaccagcgaattcacacaggagagaaaccatattgctgctctgactgtgggaagagtttcagtcagtcgcacagccttgtttcacaccagcgaattcacacaggagagaaaccatatctctgctctgactgtgggaagagtttcagagattcaggagacctgaaaaaacaccagcgaattcacacaggagagaaaccatatctctgctctgactgtgggaagagtttcagagattcaggaaacctgaaaaaacaccagcgaattcacagaggaCAGAAACCTTAA